The DNA segment TCAGCAAAGGCAAGATAGAGCATCTCTGCTTCTTCATAGTCTCCTTCAAGCTTCTCAGTGGCTCGTTCGTAGACATCCCTCGCACGGGAAACTTCACCGCACTTGACCTCAAACTCTGCATATCTGATAAAGGAAGAAGCTTTGGGATGGCAACGAAAGAGCCTCTCGTAGATGGATCTCGCACGCTCTGTTTCGTTATACCGCAGCTCGAAATTAGCAAACGAGAGCCAGCCTTGTTGATCCGGTGACCAGTTCATCCACCGCTCGAATATCTGTCTGGCTCCGGCGATGTTCCCGAGCATCTCCTCCATGTGTGAGTACTTGTACCAGAGCTGGTCCACGCGAGGGAGAAGATAAACGGCTCGATCCCAAACGTTTCTGGCAGAGTTGACGAACTTGTTCTTCATCTCCGACTCTGCGTACTTGACCCAGAGCGCGTGGTTCCGGTGATGGTCTTTCAAGGCTCGTTCCCACACGCTCCTAGCACGCGCGTAATCCTTCTGTGACTCTTCCCAACGCGCGTAGTTTACCCAGACTTGGACATCGGATCGTCCTCCCCGGCTGACCCGGTCCTCAAACTCCTTACGGCGGCGGAGACTGTAGTCGGAAAGTTCAGTCGAGTCAGTGATGCTATGCTCAGAGGGAAGGACCTCAGGCTCTTGCCTCTCTCGAGCCTCTCGGAGGAGCTGCTCGGCGGTGATTTGCACCGCCGCTGGGGACTTGTTCTTCACCCGTGTCGGCCTTGGAAGGTTCGAATCTTTTTCGCAGACGGAAACCATCGTGTTCTTGTCTTTCTTTTGCTGTTGTTCTCTTTTCAGCAGAAACCGAGCCAActagttttttatatatatagaactactctttcctttttttttctctcttgtttcctttttcttttaatcttatttccttttcttttttcgtttttcctaaaacaaattagaaaaataaaataagtaaataaacaaTCACATATCCAAACACATTGTGTTTGTTGTTTattttcggtttttggtttggttcgaatAAGAACGTTAGGCCCTCCACCCTCGTTAAAATGTTTG comes from the Brassica rapa cultivar Chiifu-401-42 chromosome A01, CAAS_Brap_v3.01, whole genome shotgun sequence genome and includes:
- the LOC103872584 gene encoding crooked neck-like protein 1; its protein translation is MVSVCEKDSNLPRPTRVKNKSPAAVQITAEQLLREARERQEPEVLPSEHSITDSTELSDYSLRRRKEFEDRVSRGGRSDVQVWVNYARWEESQKDYARARSVWERALKDHHRNHALWVKYAESEMKNKFVNSARNVWDRAVYLLPRVDQLWYKYSHMEEMLGNIAGARQIFERWMNWSPDQQGWLSFANFELRYNETERARSIYERLFRCHPKASSFIRYAEFEVKCGEVSRARDVYERATEKLEGDYEEAEMLYLAFAEFEQGCNEFQRARVIYKFALDHIPKGKAEELYTRFIAFEKQHGDKQGIEDAIVGRRRTL